AGGTAGTCGGCCAGCGCGGCGCCGAGCGCGGGCTCCTCGCGGCTCAGCAATCGCGACCGCGCGAGCACGGTGACGCGCGAGCCGAACCGGGCGAAGGTCTGGCCGAGCTCGAGGCCGACGTAGCCGCCGCCGAGGACGACCAGACGGTCGGGGCGCTCGTCGAGGTCCATCAGCTCGGTCGACGTGACGGTCTCGGCGTCCGCCAGGCCGCGAATCGCCGGTACGTGCGGGTGCGACCCGGTCGCGATGAGCACGTTGCGCGCCGGCACCGGGCGGCCGTCGACGTCGACGCCGCCGTCGGCGCGCAGCCGGGCGGTGCCGCGCAACAGCCGGATGTCGGGGTGGGCGGCCAGCACGTCCCAGTACTTGGCCTGCTGCAACTCCGCAACGAGATGGCGCTTGTCCTCGATGACCGCGCGAAAGTCGAGCGCCGGCGGCGCGAAGCGGATGCCGGCGAAGCCGTGGTGCAACGCGCGGTGGACGACCTCCGCGGCGCGGATCAGCGTCTTGGACGGGACGCAGCCGACGTTGACGCAGGTCCCGCCGAGCGCGCCGCGCTCGACGAGGGCGACGCGGGCGCCGAGTTCGCGCGCGCGGATCGCGGCGGCAAAGCCGGCCGAGCCGGCGCCGACGATCAGCAGGTCGAGCGGCGCGTCGCCCGCGTCGTCGTCGTCGCCGTCGGCGGCGCGCGAGACGCTCACGACCGTGTAGCCCGCCGCCCGAACGGCGGCGGCGATCGCGTCCGGCGACACGCCGGGCGCCGCGACGACGCGAGCGACGCCGTCCGCGGCGCGCGTGTGGCTGGCCACGACGCCGGCCACGTTTCCGACCGCC
This genomic stretch from Deltaproteobacteria bacterium harbors:
- a CDS encoding FAD-dependent oxidoreductase; translated protein: MTCDRCARAVDTAVGNVAGVVASHTRAADGVARVVAAPGVSPDAIAAAVRAAGYTVVSVSRAADGDDDDAGDAPLDLLIVGAGSAGFAAAIRARELGARVALVERGALGGTCVNVGCVPSKTLIRAAEVVHRALHHGFAGIRFAPPALDFRAVIEDKRHLVAELQQAKYWDVLAAHPDIRLLRGTARLRADGGVDVDGRPVPARNVLIATGSHPHVPAIRGLADAETVTSTELMDLDERPDRLVVLGGGYVGLELGQTFARFGSRVTVLARSRLLSREEPALGAALADYL